A window of the Polaribacter sp. HaHaR_3_91 genome harbors these coding sequences:
- a CDS encoding DUF547 domain-containing protein: MKKILIVIVTLFALSKTNAQTAIFHNLLQNNVTKDGVVDYKSLKQDPSELNSYISYLEKTTPDNSWSKNKQKAFWINAYNAYTLKLILDNYPLKSITDIKKNGLIAWKIPFAKVGGKTYTLDHIEHTILRKKFSDPKIHVGVNCASGSCPKLGNKAFTEKNIEAELTHLMKVFVNDTSRNKITENNIQISSIFDWFKEDFIKKGTIIDFLNKYSETKISPKAKISYLKYDWSLNGK; the protein is encoded by the coding sequence ATGAAAAAAATACTTATAGTAATCGTCACTCTTTTTGCATTATCAAAAACAAATGCGCAAACAGCAATATTTCATAATTTGTTACAAAATAACGTAACCAAAGACGGAGTTGTAGATTACAAATCACTAAAACAAGATCCATCAGAATTAAATAGTTATATTTCTTATTTAGAAAAAACAACTCCAGATAATTCATGGTCAAAAAACAAACAAAAAGCATTTTGGATAAACGCCTATAACGCCTATACTCTTAAACTTATTTTAGACAATTATCCTTTAAAAAGTATTACAGACATCAAAAAAAATGGACTTATTGCTTGGAAAATACCGTTTGCTAAAGTTGGTGGAAAAACCTACACTTTAGATCATATAGAACATACCATTTTAAGAAAAAAATTCTCGGACCCCAAAATACATGTTGGTGTAAATTGTGCTTCAGGTTCTTGTCCTAAATTAGGAAACAAAGCATTTACAGAAAAAAATATAGAAGCAGAATTAACGCATTTAATGAAAGTTTTTGTAAACGATACTTCAAGAAATAAAATTACAGAAAACAACATTCAAATATCTTCTATTTTCGATTGGTTTAAAGAAGATTTTATCAAAAAAGGTACAATTATCGATTTTTTAAATAAATATTCAGAAACTAAAATTAGCCCAAAAGCAAAAATTAGTTATCTAAAATATGATTGGTCGTTAAACGGAAAGTAG
- a CDS encoding rhodanese-like domain-containing protein has protein sequence MKKFLILFLLVTSTLSAQKKLDKLLNKFNKNNVPYISVDTLATTKSFLLDAREPKEYNVSHLKNAILVGFDHFNISETVDKLPKNRDAKIVVYCSVGVRSEIIAHRIIEKGYTNVYNLYGGIFEWKNNGFQVMDTLGDTTEKVHTYNKEWSKWLTKGEKVY, from the coding sequence ATGAAGAAATTTTTAATTCTTTTTCTACTGGTAACATCAACGCTATCTGCACAAAAGAAGTTAGATAAGTTGTTAAACAAATTCAACAAGAACAATGTTCCTTATATTTCTGTCGATACATTAGCAACTACAAAATCTTTTCTTTTAGACGCTAGGGAGCCAAAGGAATACAATGTCAGTCATTTAAAAAATGCGATACTTGTTGGTTTTGATCATTTTAACATCAGCGAAACAGTAGATAAATTACCTAAAAATAGAGATGCAAAAATTGTGGTGTATTGTTCTGTTGGTGTCCGTTCAGAAATTATTGCACATCGAATTATAGAAAAAGGCTATACAAATGTTTACAATTTGTACGGAGGAATTTTTGAGTGGAAAAATAACGGTTTTCAAGTAATGGATACCTTAGGGGATACGACAGAAAAAGTCCACACTTACAATAAAGAATGGAGCAAATGGCTTACAAAAGGAGAAAAAGTTTATTAA
- a CDS encoding TIGR04282 family arsenosugar biosynthesis glycosyltransferase, which produces MENKINSKNLLLIFTRNPELGKAKTRLAKTVGDEKALEIYKFLLEKTRNISSEVTSDKAVYYSVKIRENDIWDANSYQKHQQVGEDLGIRMLNAFKNSFDAGYKKVMIIGSDLYDLTSENIEDAFKKLDTNDVVLGPAEDGGYYLLGMNALQENIFKNKDWGTASVRKDTLTDLQDKAVFLLEELNDVDVFEDIEHHPAFVQFLQ; this is translated from the coding sequence ATGGAAAATAAAATAAATAGTAAAAATTTATTATTAATCTTTACCAGAAACCCGGAGTTAGGCAAAGCAAAAACACGTTTAGCTAAAACAGTTGGTGACGAAAAAGCTTTAGAAATCTATAAATTTTTATTAGAAAAAACACGTAATATTTCCTCTGAAGTAACATCCGATAAAGCCGTTTATTATTCAGTAAAAATTAGAGAAAACGATATTTGGGATGCAAATAGCTATCAAAAACACCAACAAGTTGGAGAAGACTTGGGCATTAGAATGTTAAATGCTTTTAAAAATAGTTTTGATGCGGGTTATAAAAAAGTTATGATTATTGGTAGTGATTTGTATGATTTAACATCAGAAAACATAGAAGACGCATTCAAAAAACTAGACACAAACGATGTGGTTTTAGGACCTGCAGAAGACGGCGGTTATTATCTTTTAGGTATGAATGCTTTACAAGAAAACATCTTTAAAAATAAAGACTGGGGAACGGCTTCAGTTAGAAAAGATACATTAACAGATTTACAAGATAAAGCAGTATTTTTGTTAGAGGAATTAAATGATGTTGATGTTTTTGAAGACATAGAGCATCATCCTGCATTTGTACAATTTTTACAATAA
- a CDS encoding purine-nucleoside phosphorylase encodes MKKQQLQETIDFLKSNGITNPEIGIVLGTGLGKLVDEISIEKEISYSDIPNFPVATVEFHSGKLIYGELSGKMVLVMAGRFHLYEGYNAWEVTYGIRTMHGLGIKNLLVSNAAGAINLTYKKGDLMLINDHINLQGSSPLAFKGANTFGNIFADMLEPYSKEINTKIIAVTKEQDILLHEGVYTSVLGPQLETRAEYRMLQILETDAVGMSTVPEVIVAKQLNLPCAAISVLTDECDPKNLQPVDISEIIAIAGKAEPKMITLFKEVIKVL; translated from the coding sequence ATGAAAAAACAGCAATTACAAGAAACCATCGATTTTTTAAAATCAAACGGAATTACAAACCCAGAAATCGGCATTGTTTTAGGAACAGGATTAGGAAAGCTAGTTGACGAAATTTCAATAGAAAAAGAAATTTCGTATTCAGATATTCCCAATTTTCCGGTAGCAACGGTAGAGTTTCATTCTGGTAAATTAATTTACGGAGAATTGTCTGGAAAAATGGTACTTGTAATGGCTGGACGTTTTCATTTATACGAAGGTTATAATGCTTGGGAAGTTACTTACGGAATTAGAACGATGCACGGTTTAGGTATTAAAAACTTATTAGTTTCTAATGCCGCAGGAGCCATTAATCTTACTTATAAAAAAGGAGATTTAATGCTGATAAACGATCATATTAATTTACAAGGAAGTTCTCCTTTAGCTTTTAAAGGAGCCAATACTTTTGGAAATATTTTTGCAGATATGTTAGAACCGTATTCTAAAGAAATAAATACTAAAATTATTGCAGTTACCAAAGAGCAAGATATATTATTACACGAAGGTGTTTATACAAGTGTTTTAGGTCCTCAATTAGAAACTAGGGCAGAATATAGAATGTTGCAAATTTTAGAAACTGATGCCGTTGGTATGAGTACCGTACCAGAAGTTATTGTTGCAAAACAACTCAACCTACCTTGTGCAGCCATTTCTGTATTAACGGATGAATGTGATCCTAAAAACTTACAACCTGTAGATATTTCAGAAATTATTGCCATTGCAGGTAAAGCAGAACCTAAAATGATTACGCTGTTTAAAGAAGTAATTAAAGTGTTATAA
- a CDS encoding sterol desaturase family protein codes for MNKYLDIIKNSYSDYWNYVKQSVLMDLNWENYFYGLIIISLVVWGLEAIFPWRKNQSLFRKDFWLDTFYMFFNFFILNLIVLIALSNSAAEVFNDILGIVGLSIANFQLLEINNLPFFARIFIFFIVVDFVQWWTHRLLHTFEFLWNFHKVHHSVKEMGFAAHLRYHWMEPVVYSSLKYIPLAIIGGFSAQDVAIVHFFNIFIGHLNHANINWDYGWLKYILNNPKMHIWHHVKELPEDRKNGVNFGITLSIWDYIFKTNYIPYSGRDIELGFEGDEEFPKNFIEQELYPIVKK; via the coding sequence ATGAACAAATACTTAGACATTATAAAAAACTCCTATTCCGATTATTGGAATTACGTAAAACAATCTGTTTTAATGGACCTCAATTGGGAAAACTATTTCTACGGATTAATTATTATTTCTTTAGTAGTTTGGGGATTAGAAGCTATTTTTCCTTGGCGCAAAAACCAATCATTATTTAGAAAAGACTTTTGGTTAGACACTTTTTACATGTTTTTCAATTTCTTTATTTTGAATTTAATTGTCCTTATTGCCTTATCTAATTCGGCAGCAGAAGTGTTTAATGATATTTTAGGAATTGTAGGGTTGTCAATTGCAAATTTTCAATTATTAGAAATTAATAACCTACCATTTTTTGCACGTATTTTTATCTTTTTCATTGTTGTTGATTTTGTACAATGGTGGACACATAGATTATTACACACATTCGAGTTTCTTTGGAATTTCCACAAAGTGCATCACTCAGTAAAAGAAATGGGCTTTGCCGCACATCTACGTTACCACTGGATGGAACCTGTTGTTTACAGTTCTTTAAAATACATTCCGTTAGCAATTATTGGTGGATTTTCTGCACAAGACGTAGCTATAGTTCACTTTTTTAATATTTTTATTGGGCATTTAAACCACGCAAACATTAATTGGGATTACGGTTGGTTAAAATACATTTTAAACAATCCGAAAATGCATATTTGGCATCATGTTAAAGAATTGCCTGAGGACAGAAAAAATGGTGTAAACTTCGGAATTACATTAAGTATTTGGGATTATATTTTTAAAACAAACTACATTCCATATTCTGGTAGAGATATCGAATTAGGTTTTGAAGGTGATGAAGAATTTCCTAAAAACTTCATAGAACAAGAACTATATCCTATAGTAAAAAAGTAA
- a CDS encoding S46 family peptidase, protein MKYIKILFLFLFVQVSAQQGGMWIPSLLEGMNEQEMTSLGSKLTAKDIYDVNNSSLKDAIGHFNGGCTSEIISPKGLILTNHHCGFGQIQSHSTLENDYLKDGFWAMNLEQELPNPGLYIEFIVRIEDVTDSVLAGVNDSLTEREKQSIITKNGNALQKTITKEAWQQTKIKSFFQGNQFFLFVTERFEDIRLVGAPPTSIGKFGSDTDNWVFPRHTGDFSMFRIYADANNRPAKYSKDNVPYTPKHFLPISLDGVEEGDFTLVFGFPGTTDEYLPAAAIKHITEEYNPTNIAIREAALKVIDAKMKESDEVRIKYASKQAGIANSWKKWIGENLGIQKSNAVEKRQAFEATFTKALAEKNLTEKYGNILPEFDRLYKEFAPINIKRRNFIEVFLVTNELMSMTFRAYQFEQAINKDPKSFDKAKAAIESTLKGIHKNYDVGVDKGVFENVMPFYNDNVDASIYEKTAFTNLDTALQLFDGKAKKVLKNLNNDAAYQYAKPMIEAFYKDLNREYQLKNEPIVALQKTYMKALMEALPNARYFPDANSTLRVTYGQVRGYAPRDAVYYNPVSYLDGVIEKYVPGDYEFDVPEKLRELHKTKDYGQYADKNGKVPVCFLGTNHTTGGNSGSPAIDAEGNLVGLNFDRVWEGTMSDMNYDPEICRNIMVDVRYVLFIVDKYAGATHLIDEMTIVHPKKGK, encoded by the coding sequence ATGAAATATATTAAAATTCTATTTTTATTCCTTTTTGTACAGGTTTCTGCGCAACAAGGAGGTATGTGGATTCCTTCGCTTTTAGAAGGAATGAACGAACAAGAAATGACTTCTTTAGGAAGTAAATTAACAGCAAAAGACATTTACGATGTAAACAATTCTAGTTTAAAAGATGCTATTGGGCATTTTAACGGAGGCTGTACTAGTGAAATTATTTCTCCAAAAGGTTTAATTTTAACCAATCATCATTGTGGATTTGGTCAAATTCAATCTCATTCTACCTTAGAAAATGATTATTTAAAAGATGGTTTCTGGGCAATGAATTTAGAGCAAGAATTACCAAACCCAGGTTTATATATCGAGTTTATTGTGCGTATTGAAGATGTTACAGACAGCGTTCTTGCAGGTGTAAATGATTCTTTAACTGAAAGAGAAAAACAATCTATCATTACAAAAAACGGGAATGCTTTACAAAAAACAATTACCAAAGAAGCTTGGCAACAAACCAAAATAAAATCCTTTTTTCAAGGAAATCAATTCTTTTTATTTGTAACAGAACGTTTTGAGGATATTCGTTTAGTCGGTGCACCACCAACAAGTATTGGTAAATTTGGTAGCGACACAGATAACTGGGTTTTTCCTAGACATACTGGAGATTTTTCTATGTTCAGAATTTATGCAGATGCAAATAATCGCCCTGCAAAATACAGTAAAGACAACGTACCTTATACACCAAAACACTTTTTACCAATTTCTTTAGACGGTGTAGAAGAAGGAGATTTTACCTTAGTTTTTGGTTTTCCAGGAACCACAGATGAATACTTACCTGCTGCTGCAATTAAACATATTACTGAAGAATACAACCCAACAAATATTGCCATTAGAGAAGCTGCATTAAAGGTTATTGATGCAAAAATGAAAGAGAGTGATGAAGTTCGTATTAAATATGCTTCTAAACAAGCTGGAATTGCAAATTCTTGGAAAAAATGGATTGGAGAAAATTTAGGAATCCAAAAAAGTAACGCCGTAGAAAAAAGACAAGCTTTTGAAGCTACATTTACAAAAGCCTTGGCAGAAAAAAACTTAACGGAAAAGTATGGAAATATTCTTCCTGAATTTGATCGTTTGTATAAAGAGTTTGCTCCGATCAACATCAAAAGAAGAAACTTTATTGAAGTCTTTTTGGTGACCAATGAGCTAATGAGCATGACTTTTAGAGCATATCAATTTGAGCAAGCAATTAATAAAGATCCAAAGTCTTTTGATAAGGCAAAAGCTGCTATAGAAAGCACTTTAAAAGGCATTCACAAAAATTATGATGTGGGTGTAGACAAAGGTGTGTTCGAAAATGTAATGCCTTTCTATAACGATAACGTTGATGCTAGTATTTATGAAAAAACAGCTTTTACGAATCTAGATACCGCTTTACAATTGTTTGATGGAAAAGCTAAAAAAGTGCTTAAAAACTTGAATAATGATGCTGCATATCAATATGCAAAACCAATGATTGAAGCATTTTATAAGGATTTGAATAGAGAATATCAACTAAAAAATGAACCGATTGTAGCTTTGCAAAAAACCTACATGAAAGCATTGATGGAAGCATTGCCAAATGCGCGTTATTTTCCGGATGCAAACAGTACTTTACGTGTTACTTACGGACAAGTAAGAGGTTATGCGCCTAGAGATGCCGTTTACTATAATCCTGTTAGTTATTTAGATGGAGTTATAGAAAAATATGTTCCTGGAGATTATGAATTTGATGTTCCAGAAAAATTGCGTGAACTTCATAAAACAAAAGATTACGGACAATATGCTGATAAAAATGGTAAAGTTCCGGTTTGTTTTTTAGGTACAAATCACACCACAGGTGGTAATTCTGGAAGTCCTGCAATAGATGCTGAAGGAAACTTAGTCGGTCTAAATTTTGATAGAGTTTGGGAAGGAACCATGAGTGATATGAACTACGACCCTGAAATCTGTAGAAACATTATGGTTGATGTTAGATATGTATTATTTATTGTTGATAAATATGCTGGAGCGACTCATTTAATAGATGAAATGACTATAGTACACCCGAAGAAAGGCAAATAA